One window of Elaeis guineensis isolate ETL-2024a chromosome 11, EG11, whole genome shotgun sequence genomic DNA carries:
- the LOC105053900 gene encoding regulator of nonsense transcripts 1 homolog isoform X2, with translation MAGDSVVNNLYETASQPDTGGDAYTFLEFNTQGDDYDYPEFRELSQPTRSSAWPHPATPDAVPDSPASDLPASDAGAGSSASPSTSVSSSKGRGGAGNQVAAVDALAAGMSGLSFEETGEDENYDYGKGDFIEHACRYCGVQNPACVVRCNIPSCRKWFCNSRGNTSGSHIVNHLVRAKHKEVCLHKDSPLGETILECYNCGCRNVFLLGFISAKTESVVVLLCREPCLSVNALKDMNWDLSQWCPLIDDRCFLPWLVKVPSEQEQLRARQISAQQINKVEELWKTNPDATLEDLEKPGVDDEPQPVALKYEDAYQYQNVFAPLIKLEADYDKMMKESQSKDNVTVRWDIGLNKKRVAYFVFPKEDNELRLVPGDELRLRYSGDAAHPAWQSVGHVIKLTAQEEVALELRASQGVPVDLSHGFSVDFVWKSTSFDRMQGAMKTFAVDETSVSGYIYHHLLGHEVELQIVRNTLPRRFGAPGLPELNASQVFAVKSVLQKPISLIQGPPGTGKTVTSAAIVYHMAKQGQGQVLVCAPSNVAVDQLADKISSTGLKVVRLCAKSREAVMSPVEHLTLHYQVRHLDTSEKSELHMLQQLKDEQGELSSSDEKKFKALKRATEREILQNADVICCTCVGAGDPRLANFRFRQVLIDESTQATEPECLIPLVLGVKQVVLVGDHCQLGPVIMCKKAARAGLAQSLFERLVLLGLKPFRLQVQYRMHPSLSEFPSNSFYEGTLQNGVTINERQSSGIDFPWPVPNRPMFFYVQMGQEEISASGTSYLNRTEAANVEKIVTTFLRSGVIPSQIGVITPYEGQRAYIVNHMSRNGALRQQLYKEIEVASVDSFQGREKDYIILSCVRSNEHQGIGFLNDPRRLNVALTRARYGIVILGNPKVLSKQPLWNGLLTHYKEHECLVEGPLNNLKQSMIQFQKPKKIYSDRRLFFGGGPGIAHADNFGSLSSSSPNADKRSGRGKGHSYMPFGPPNGTHKPGVHPVGYPLPRIPVPPFPGGPHSQPYAIPTRGAVHGPIGAVPQVPQPGNRGFGAGRGNAGGPIGGHLAHQQTSQQALGGIGSAFNFPALDNPNSQPSAGGPLSQTGLMTQVPVQGLSQTFREGFSIGGMSQDFLGDDFKSQGSHVAYNVADFSTQEVLFCF, from the exons ATGGCGGGCGACTCGGTCGTCAATAACCTCTACGAGACGGCGTCGCAGCCCGACACTGGCGGCGACGCGTATACCTTCCTCGAGTTCAACACCCAGGGGGACGACTACGACTACCCCGAGTTCCGGGAGCTCTCCCAGCCTACCCGATCCTCGGCCTGGCCTCATCCGGCGACACCGGATGCCGTGCCGGACAGCCCCGCCTCCGATCTACCGGCCTCCGACGCCGGCGCGGGATCGTCGGCTTCCCCCTCGACATCGGTCTCGTCCTCCAAGGGCAGGGGAGGGGCCGGTAATCAGGTGGCGGCCGTTGATGCCCTCGCGGCGGGTATGAGCGGGCTCAGCTTCGAGGAGACAGGGGAGGATGAGAATTACGATTATGGGAAGGGGGATTTCATAGAGCATGCGTGCCGGTATTGTGGGGTGCAGAACCCAGCATGTGTCGTAAGGTGCAACATCCCGTCATGCCGGAAATGGTTCTGCAACTCGAGGGGAAATACATCGGGATCCCACATCGTCAATCACCTG gTTCGAGCAAAACACAAAGAAGTTTGTCTCCACAAAGACAGCCCATTGGGAGAAACAATCCTCGAATGCTATAACTGTGGTTGCCGTAATGTTTTTCTTCTTGGCTTTATCTCTGCAAAAACAGAGAGTGTTGTTGTTCTCTTGTGCAGAGAACCATGTTTGAGTGTCAATGCATTGAAAGACATGAATTGGGATCTCAGCCAATGGTGTCCACTCATTGATGATCGGTGTTTCCTTCCTTGGCTTGTTAAG GTCCCTTCTGAACAGGAACAGCTGAGAGCGCGGCAAATTAGTGCTCAGCAAATTAACAAAGTGGAAGAGCTGTGGAAAACAAACCCTGATGCTACTTTAGAAGATCTTGAGAAGCCTGGAGTAGATGATGAGCCTCAGCCTGTAGCTTTGAAGTATGAAGATGCTTATCAG tATCAAAACGTCTTTGCACCACTCATCAAGCTTGAAGCTGATTATGATAAG ATGATGAAAGAGTCACAGAGTAAAGATAATGTGACAGTACGATGGGATATTGGTCTTAACAAGAAGCGTGTTGCTTATTTTGTCTTTCCCAAg GAAGATAATGAACTAAGGCTTGTTCCGGGTGATGAGTTGCGGTTGCGTTATTCAGGAGATGCAGCTCATCCTGCATGGCAGTCTGTGGGACATGTG ATCAAGCTAACTGCCCAGGAGGAGGTAGCACTTGAACTTCGTGCTAGTCAG GGAGTTCCTGTTGACTTGAGCCATGGCTTTAGTGTGGATTTTGTTTGGAAGAGTACAAGCTTTGATCGGATGCAAGGGGCCATGAAAACTTTTGCCGTGGATGAAACCAGTGTCAGTGG GTACATATACCATCACCTTTTAGGTCATGAAGTTGAACTTCAAATAGTTCGTAACACACTACCCCGCCGCTTTGGTGCTCCTGGCCTTCCAGAGCTAAATGCATCCCAG GTTTTTGCTGTGAAAAGTGTCCTTCAGAAACCAATTAGTTTGATACAGGGCCCCCCTGGCACAGGGAAAACTGTCACATCTGCAGCAATTGTATACCACATGGCTAAACAAGGACAAGGGCAG GTCCTGGTATGTGCTCCAAGTAATGTGGCTGTTGACCAACTGGCTGACAAGATAAGCTCAACTGGATTGAAG GTTGTTAGGCTTTGTGCGAAATCAAGAGAAGCTGTTATGTCTCCAGTGGAGCATCTAACACTTCACTATCAG GTTCGACATCTTGATACATCTGAAAAGAGTGAACTTCATATGCTCCAACAGCTGAAGGATGAACAAG GTGAATTATCAAGCAGTGATGAAAAAAAGTTTAAGGCAttgaaaagggccactgagaggGAGATATTACAGAATGCTGATGTCATTTGTTGCACCTGTGTTGGTGCTGGAGATCCTCGGCTAGCAAACTTCCGATTCCGCCAG GTTCTTATTGATGAGTCTACCCAAGCAACAGAACCTGAGTGTCTTATTCCTTTAGTTCTTGGGGTCAAACAG GTTGTTCTTGTTGGAGATCATTGTCAGCTTGGTCCAGTAATAATGTGTAAAAAGGCAGCTCGTGCTGGGTTAGCCCAGTCTCTTTTTGAGCGCCTTGTCCTTCTTGGTCTTAAACCATTCAGACTGCAG GTCCAATATCGGATGCATCCTTCCCTCTCAGAATTTCCTTCTAATAGCTTCTATGAGGGTACCCTTCAAAATGGAGTGACGATAAATGAAAGGCAATCATCTGGTATTGATTTTCCTTGGCCGGTTCCCAATCGTCCTATGTTCTTTTATGTCCAG ATGGGACAAGAGGAGATAAGTGCAAGTGGAACATCCTACCTAAATAGAACTGAGGCTGCAAATGTTGAAAAAATTGTTACTACGTTTTTGAGGAGTGGAGTCATACCTAGTCAG ATTGGTGTTATAACGCCATATGAAGGACAGAGGGCTTATATCGTTAATCACATGTCAAGGAATGGTGCTCTTAGGCAACAGCTCTATAAGGAAATTGAG GTTGCCAGTGTTGACTCCTTCCAAGGTAGAGAAAAAGATTACATTATTTTGTCCTGCGTAAGGAGCAACGAACATCAG GGTATCGGATTTCTTAATGATCCACGTAGATTGAATGTTGCACTAACTCGAGCTCGTTATGGCATTGTTATTTTGGGGAATCCAAAAGTCCTTAGCAAACAACCATTATGGAATGGCTTATTGACACATTACAAG GAGCATGAATGCCTCGTGGAAGGGCCACTGAATAACTTGAAGCAAAGTATGATACAATTTCAAAAGCCCAAAAAG ATTTACAGTGACCGCAGACTTTTTTTTGGGGGTGGTCCAGGGATTGCGCATGCCGATAACTTTGGGTCCCTCAGTTCTTCGAGCCCTAATGCCGATAAGAGAAGTGGACGTGGTAAAG GTCACTCTTATATGCCATTTGGTCCACCAAATGGTACTCATAAGCCTGGTGTGCACCCAGTAGGATATCCCCTACCTCGAATCCCCGTTCCACCTTTCCCTGGAGGTCCCCACTCTCAACCGTATGCAATTCCAACTCGTGGAGCTGTTCATGGACCTATTGGAGCTGTTCCACAGGTCCCTCAACCTGGGAATAGGGGTTTTGGGGCTGGTCGTGGTAATGCTGGTGGTCCTATTGGTGGCCACCTTGCACATCAGCAAACCTCACAACAAGCTTTGGGTGGTATTGGTTCTGCTTTTAATTTCCCTGCCTTGGACAATCCTAACAGTCAGCCTTCTGCTGGGGGTCCATTATCCCAAACTGGACTGATGACACAG GTTCCAGTTCAAGGTCTTAGTCAAACTTTTCGTGAAGGTTTTTCTATAGGTGGCATGTCTCAG GACTTTTTGGGGGATGACTTTAAAAGCCAAGGATCACATGTTGCATATAATGTGGCAGATTTCTCAACACAG
- the LOC105053900 gene encoding regulator of nonsense transcripts 1 homolog isoform X1 → MAGDSVVNNLYETASQPDTGGDAYTFLEFNTQGDDYDYPEFRELSQPTRSSAWPHPATPDAVPDSPASDLPASDAGAGSSASPSTSVSSSKGRGGAGNQVAAVDALAAGMSGLSFEETGEDENYDYGKGDFIEHACRYCGVQNPACVVRCNIPSCRKWFCNSRGNTSGSHIVNHLVRAKHKEVCLHKDSPLGETILECYNCGCRNVFLLGFISAKTESVVVLLCREPCLSVNALKDMNWDLSQWCPLIDDRCFLPWLVKVPSEQEQLRARQISAQQINKVEELWKTNPDATLEDLEKPGVDDEPQPVALKYEDAYQYQNVFAPLIKLEADYDKMMKESQSKDNVTVRWDIGLNKKRVAYFVFPKEDNELRLVPGDELRLRYSGDAAHPAWQSVGHVIKLTAQEEVALELRASQGVPVDLSHGFSVDFVWKSTSFDRMQGAMKTFAVDETSVSGYIYHHLLGHEVELQIVRNTLPRRFGAPGLPELNASQVFAVKSVLQKPISLIQGPPGTGKTVTSAAIVYHMAKQGQGQVLVCAPSNVAVDQLADKISSTGLKVVRLCAKSREAVMSPVEHLTLHYQVRHLDTSEKSELHMLQQLKDEQGELSSSDEKKFKALKRATEREILQNADVICCTCVGAGDPRLANFRFRQVLIDESTQATEPECLIPLVLGVKQVVLVGDHCQLGPVIMCKKAARAGLAQSLFERLVLLGLKPFRLQVQYRMHPSLSEFPSNSFYEGTLQNGVTINERQSSGIDFPWPVPNRPMFFYVQMGQEEISASGTSYLNRTEAANVEKIVTTFLRSGVIPSQIGVITPYEGQRAYIVNHMSRNGALRQQLYKEIEVASVDSFQGREKDYIILSCVRSNEHQGIGFLNDPRRLNVALTRARYGIVILGNPKVLSKQPLWNGLLTHYKEHECLVEGPLNNLKQSMIQFQKPKKIYSDRRLFFGGGPGIAHADNFGSLSSSSPNADKRSGRGKGHSYMPFGPPNGTHKPGVHPVGYPLPRIPVPPFPGGPHSQPYAIPTRGAVHGPIGAVPQVPQPGNRGFGAGRGNAGGPIGGHLAHQQTSQQALGGIGSAFNFPALDNPNSQPSAGGPLSQTGLMTQVPVQGLSQTFREGFSIGGMSQDFLGDDFKSQGSHVAYNVADFSTQASQSGYGVDYVAQGQAGFPGSYLNQNSQPGYPPHLGTGNDFMTQDYMPHGSQGLFTQAGFNDPSQDESSQSHFSMAGPAIQSQGLMNSLYSQPFTHYNAQPQNLQTPQLQSQSSPNQKLHYNG, encoded by the exons ATGGCGGGCGACTCGGTCGTCAATAACCTCTACGAGACGGCGTCGCAGCCCGACACTGGCGGCGACGCGTATACCTTCCTCGAGTTCAACACCCAGGGGGACGACTACGACTACCCCGAGTTCCGGGAGCTCTCCCAGCCTACCCGATCCTCGGCCTGGCCTCATCCGGCGACACCGGATGCCGTGCCGGACAGCCCCGCCTCCGATCTACCGGCCTCCGACGCCGGCGCGGGATCGTCGGCTTCCCCCTCGACATCGGTCTCGTCCTCCAAGGGCAGGGGAGGGGCCGGTAATCAGGTGGCGGCCGTTGATGCCCTCGCGGCGGGTATGAGCGGGCTCAGCTTCGAGGAGACAGGGGAGGATGAGAATTACGATTATGGGAAGGGGGATTTCATAGAGCATGCGTGCCGGTATTGTGGGGTGCAGAACCCAGCATGTGTCGTAAGGTGCAACATCCCGTCATGCCGGAAATGGTTCTGCAACTCGAGGGGAAATACATCGGGATCCCACATCGTCAATCACCTG gTTCGAGCAAAACACAAAGAAGTTTGTCTCCACAAAGACAGCCCATTGGGAGAAACAATCCTCGAATGCTATAACTGTGGTTGCCGTAATGTTTTTCTTCTTGGCTTTATCTCTGCAAAAACAGAGAGTGTTGTTGTTCTCTTGTGCAGAGAACCATGTTTGAGTGTCAATGCATTGAAAGACATGAATTGGGATCTCAGCCAATGGTGTCCACTCATTGATGATCGGTGTTTCCTTCCTTGGCTTGTTAAG GTCCCTTCTGAACAGGAACAGCTGAGAGCGCGGCAAATTAGTGCTCAGCAAATTAACAAAGTGGAAGAGCTGTGGAAAACAAACCCTGATGCTACTTTAGAAGATCTTGAGAAGCCTGGAGTAGATGATGAGCCTCAGCCTGTAGCTTTGAAGTATGAAGATGCTTATCAG tATCAAAACGTCTTTGCACCACTCATCAAGCTTGAAGCTGATTATGATAAG ATGATGAAAGAGTCACAGAGTAAAGATAATGTGACAGTACGATGGGATATTGGTCTTAACAAGAAGCGTGTTGCTTATTTTGTCTTTCCCAAg GAAGATAATGAACTAAGGCTTGTTCCGGGTGATGAGTTGCGGTTGCGTTATTCAGGAGATGCAGCTCATCCTGCATGGCAGTCTGTGGGACATGTG ATCAAGCTAACTGCCCAGGAGGAGGTAGCACTTGAACTTCGTGCTAGTCAG GGAGTTCCTGTTGACTTGAGCCATGGCTTTAGTGTGGATTTTGTTTGGAAGAGTACAAGCTTTGATCGGATGCAAGGGGCCATGAAAACTTTTGCCGTGGATGAAACCAGTGTCAGTGG GTACATATACCATCACCTTTTAGGTCATGAAGTTGAACTTCAAATAGTTCGTAACACACTACCCCGCCGCTTTGGTGCTCCTGGCCTTCCAGAGCTAAATGCATCCCAG GTTTTTGCTGTGAAAAGTGTCCTTCAGAAACCAATTAGTTTGATACAGGGCCCCCCTGGCACAGGGAAAACTGTCACATCTGCAGCAATTGTATACCACATGGCTAAACAAGGACAAGGGCAG GTCCTGGTATGTGCTCCAAGTAATGTGGCTGTTGACCAACTGGCTGACAAGATAAGCTCAACTGGATTGAAG GTTGTTAGGCTTTGTGCGAAATCAAGAGAAGCTGTTATGTCTCCAGTGGAGCATCTAACACTTCACTATCAG GTTCGACATCTTGATACATCTGAAAAGAGTGAACTTCATATGCTCCAACAGCTGAAGGATGAACAAG GTGAATTATCAAGCAGTGATGAAAAAAAGTTTAAGGCAttgaaaagggccactgagaggGAGATATTACAGAATGCTGATGTCATTTGTTGCACCTGTGTTGGTGCTGGAGATCCTCGGCTAGCAAACTTCCGATTCCGCCAG GTTCTTATTGATGAGTCTACCCAAGCAACAGAACCTGAGTGTCTTATTCCTTTAGTTCTTGGGGTCAAACAG GTTGTTCTTGTTGGAGATCATTGTCAGCTTGGTCCAGTAATAATGTGTAAAAAGGCAGCTCGTGCTGGGTTAGCCCAGTCTCTTTTTGAGCGCCTTGTCCTTCTTGGTCTTAAACCATTCAGACTGCAG GTCCAATATCGGATGCATCCTTCCCTCTCAGAATTTCCTTCTAATAGCTTCTATGAGGGTACCCTTCAAAATGGAGTGACGATAAATGAAAGGCAATCATCTGGTATTGATTTTCCTTGGCCGGTTCCCAATCGTCCTATGTTCTTTTATGTCCAG ATGGGACAAGAGGAGATAAGTGCAAGTGGAACATCCTACCTAAATAGAACTGAGGCTGCAAATGTTGAAAAAATTGTTACTACGTTTTTGAGGAGTGGAGTCATACCTAGTCAG ATTGGTGTTATAACGCCATATGAAGGACAGAGGGCTTATATCGTTAATCACATGTCAAGGAATGGTGCTCTTAGGCAACAGCTCTATAAGGAAATTGAG GTTGCCAGTGTTGACTCCTTCCAAGGTAGAGAAAAAGATTACATTATTTTGTCCTGCGTAAGGAGCAACGAACATCAG GGTATCGGATTTCTTAATGATCCACGTAGATTGAATGTTGCACTAACTCGAGCTCGTTATGGCATTGTTATTTTGGGGAATCCAAAAGTCCTTAGCAAACAACCATTATGGAATGGCTTATTGACACATTACAAG GAGCATGAATGCCTCGTGGAAGGGCCACTGAATAACTTGAAGCAAAGTATGATACAATTTCAAAAGCCCAAAAAG ATTTACAGTGACCGCAGACTTTTTTTTGGGGGTGGTCCAGGGATTGCGCATGCCGATAACTTTGGGTCCCTCAGTTCTTCGAGCCCTAATGCCGATAAGAGAAGTGGACGTGGTAAAG GTCACTCTTATATGCCATTTGGTCCACCAAATGGTACTCATAAGCCTGGTGTGCACCCAGTAGGATATCCCCTACCTCGAATCCCCGTTCCACCTTTCCCTGGAGGTCCCCACTCTCAACCGTATGCAATTCCAACTCGTGGAGCTGTTCATGGACCTATTGGAGCTGTTCCACAGGTCCCTCAACCTGGGAATAGGGGTTTTGGGGCTGGTCGTGGTAATGCTGGTGGTCCTATTGGTGGCCACCTTGCACATCAGCAAACCTCACAACAAGCTTTGGGTGGTATTGGTTCTGCTTTTAATTTCCCTGCCTTGGACAATCCTAACAGTCAGCCTTCTGCTGGGGGTCCATTATCCCAAACTGGACTGATGACACAG GTTCCAGTTCAAGGTCTTAGTCAAACTTTTCGTGAAGGTTTTTCTATAGGTGGCATGTCTCAG GACTTTTTGGGGGATGACTTTAAAAGCCAAGGATCACATGTTGCATATAATGTGGCAGATTTCTCAACACAG